In the genome of Leptolyngbya sp. FACHB-261, one region contains:
- the ndhI gene encoding NAD(P)H-quinone oxidoreductase subunit I — MLKFLEKVGSYARETVQAARYIGQGLSVTFDHLRRRPVSVQYPYEKLIPSERFRGRIHFEFDKCISCEVCVRVCPINLPVVDWEYNKDTKKKQLKHYSIDFGVCIFCGNCVEYCPTNCLSMTEEYELSVYDRHELNFDNVAMGRLPYKVTEDPMVTPIREFAYLPKGVVDGHEVPYTARRAGLRPEEILEQENKS, encoded by the coding sequence ATGTTGAAGTTTCTGGAGAAAGTGGGCAGTTACGCCCGTGAGACAGTCCAGGCCGCCAGGTACATTGGTCAAGGGCTTTCGGTCACCTTCGACCATTTGCGCCGACGTCCTGTCTCAGTGCAGTACCCTTACGAAAAGCTCATTCCCTCTGAGCGTTTCCGGGGCCGCATTCACTTTGAATTTGACAAGTGCATTTCTTGCGAAGTCTGCGTGCGCGTATGTCCGATCAACCTGCCGGTTGTGGATTGGGAATACAACAAAGACACCAAGAAAAAGCAACTCAAGCACTACAGCATTGACTTCGGTGTATGCATTTTCTGCGGCAACTGTGTGGAGTACTGCCCCACCAATTGCCTGTCCATGACCGAAGAATACGAACTCTCGGTTTACGACCGCCACGAACTAAACTTCGACAACGTGGCAATGGGACGCCTGCCCTACAAGGTGACGGAAGACCCAATGGTGACTCCGATCCGAGAGTTTGCTTATCTGCCCAAGGGAGTGGTAGACGGCCACGAAGTGCCTTACACAGCCCGCCGCGCTGGTCTGCGCCCCGAGGAAATTCTGGAGCAGGAGAACAAGAGTTAA